The following coding sequences lie in one Euzebyales bacterium genomic window:
- a CDS encoding lactate 2-monooxygenase has translation MTDEPRGARARQQQIFLDGVRGTPPAVPVSPDRLAAAARRTMSDRAWAYVSGGAGLESTMAANRAAFDRWRIVPRVLVDTTDRDLGVTLFGRRLPSPLLLSPIGVLEMAHAEADVAVARAASTTGVPMIFSSQASRSMEECAAVMGHAPRWFQLYWSQSTELALSFVRRAEAIGCDALVLTLDTTSLGWRPRDLDLGYLPFLRGKGLAQYTSDPVFTRQVADDVDTFERDSGSVTPAAIATLVQMARAHPGRLRDNLTSNAPVAAVRRFIRTFSKASLNWDDVAFLREHTDLPLLLKGIEHPDDARRARDAGADGVVVSNHGGRQVDGAVGALDALPGVADAVGNDLTILFDSGIRGGADVFKALALGADAVCLGRPYVYGLAVAGARGVAEVIANVLSDLELTMSLSGCASVDDLTADRLVEAPRIG, from the coding sequence GCGGACGATGTCCGACCGGGCGTGGGCGTACGTGTCCGGCGGCGCGGGGCTCGAGTCGACCATGGCGGCCAACCGTGCCGCATTCGATCGCTGGCGCATCGTGCCGCGGGTGCTCGTCGATACGACCGATCGGGATCTCGGGGTCACGTTGTTCGGCCGCCGGCTGCCGTCGCCGCTGCTCCTGTCGCCGATCGGCGTGCTCGAGATGGCCCATGCCGAGGCCGACGTCGCGGTCGCCCGGGCCGCGTCGACCACCGGCGTGCCGATGATCTTCTCGAGCCAGGCGTCCCGGTCGATGGAGGAGTGCGCCGCCGTGATGGGTCACGCGCCGCGTTGGTTCCAGCTGTACTGGAGTCAGTCGACCGAGCTCGCCCTGTCGTTCGTCCGACGCGCCGAGGCGATCGGTTGCGACGCGCTGGTCCTGACGCTCGACACGACGTCACTGGGCTGGCGCCCGCGCGATCTGGACCTGGGTTACCTGCCGTTCCTGCGCGGCAAGGGGCTGGCGCAGTACACCAGCGACCCGGTGTTCACGCGGCAGGTCGCCGACGACGTCGACACGTTCGAGCGCGACAGCGGCAGCGTGACGCCCGCGGCGATCGCCACCCTGGTCCAGATGGCGCGTGCTCACCCGGGACGCCTGCGCGACAACCTCACATCCAACGCCCCGGTGGCGGCGGTACGACGGTTCATCCGCACCTTCTCCAAGGCGTCGCTGAACTGGGACGACGTGGCGTTCCTGCGCGAGCACACCGATCTCCCGCTGCTGCTCAAGGGCATCGAGCATCCCGACGACGCGCGCCGCGCGCGCGACGCCGGCGCCGACGGGGTCGTCGTGTCCAACCACGGGGGGCGCCAGGTCGACGGCGCGGTCGGCGCCCTGGACGCGCTGCCCGGCGTCGCGGATGCGGTCGGCAACGACCTCACGATCCTGTTCGACAGCGGGATCCGCGGCGGCGCGGACGTGTTCAAGGCGCTCGCACTCGGTGCCGACGCGGTGTGCCTTGGTCGTCCCTACGTGTACGGGCTGGCCGTCGCCGGTGCCCGCGGCGTGGCGGAGGTCATCGCGAACGTCCTGTCCGACCTCGAGCTCACGATGTCACTGTCGGGCTGCGCGAGCGTCGACGACCTCACCGCCGACCGCCTCGTCGAGGCGCCGCGGATCGGCTGA